From Pieris rapae chromosome 15, ilPieRapa1.1, whole genome shotgun sequence:
ttgttcataataatttagagcCCAAAGTTATCGCGTAATATGTTGATCATGTGTTACATACAGTAGTCCCTTTTTTGTATCCATAGACATAGATtttacaaaacacacacaaaataacaataatcaaagaaaacattgaaaagAATGCGTGAATGATAGATAACttgtttttttcaaaaaaaaatacgttttaagtgtgtaataaGTGCTGTGGTTGTAATTAGCCAtagctcagcattatgctgaggatcAGACTGTTTCATACCGCTGGCCACTCTGAGACTTTATCCGAGGTGTATATACATTTGCGCAGACCTTACCTCCAAAGTAAAAGAGTTATCAAGGGGTAGTGGTGAGGTGAGTCCAGACCAGAAACTCTGCTATTCAATGACAGTTGAGTACGAGCGTCAAAGAAGCTCCGACATCGATCCCTAATTCAACGGCATAATGTTATGCTCAAAACCACAGgtatacacatacataatgtGGCCATTTATTCTTCAAAATTGGTTTAAGTTAAGTCAAATAATAAGTAGTCAAtgaataaaacacattttttaaaaatcgtttatttagaaaaagttagTAGGCTTAACAGTTacgaaacacaaaatataggtTCAGTTAGTTTATCAGAAAAACACATTTGTTTAAACAACGTGACGATTAAGAATGAAACTCTTGGCACGCTTTTTTAACATTCTGCTGCTCAAATTTTCGCGCGATTTCTCGAAACGTTAGAATTCTGTGTCCCACAGTTCACACGTTATACGCTACATAGGAGGTACAAGATTCGTATTAGAGCGCCCGAGCTTCTCTAGGAGTAAATGCGAGAGACCTTACAAAAGATGACATTGAGACTCATACTCCCAGCTAACTATGACTCATATATGTCAAAATACACTCCTTTTTTGACGACGAGAGACTATGGGTAAGATTCAGAATCAGACAGGTTGGTTCTGAATCTTATCTCGACTCTAAATGctctgtaatttatatatttatacatttgtaatGAATCCCCATTTCAAATCTCAGTTCAATCATGCAGTAAGTCAAAATTTAGTCAGCCGTCTATTTATACGTagaaacgtaaatattttgtcttatAGAAATTACAGACGGAACTCTTATCTATCGAGTGTCTTATCAACTAACCTACGAACTCACTTCGATATTTTTTGCAAGTCTGTAAAAGTGAACCTCACCAAATATCGTAATATAACCTCCTTCCTTCCTTGATATAAAACCGGTCAAAgaatttggtatttttttccttGTACACACAATATCGGATAAtcgcttctttttaaatatacgacatttttatttgatattcgCCGGAATGAggatcatttaatattattaatccgCATTGATCTATAAAACAGGCATAGGCTATCTTGTACCTCATGAGGTTTTCTAGACCTTACACGTCCATAACAGATGTCTGCTATCGTATAATTGAGTCACTgaatttacattacaaaacaTTCAACAcatggaaaataatattatttaatgccaTATATGATATCCGAAAGAGAGAACCAAAAactcttaaaataaatgttctacTATAACCGAAGCTAAACCAAAATTGTAAATCAGGCCGATTTTACACCGGCATATTGAGAGATTACGAAACGGATCGCGCTCCCAACAGCCCAGGAATAGCGGCGACCGAAATACTTCCTACGCCTAAAACCCGGTCATACTATTGTTTCATAAGAATGTTTAGCTTTGATATAGAACGAGTAGGGTAAATCGCACCCTACTAAGGCATGTAGCTAACTTATTTTTGCGTCATCCGCCTCCGAgttcaaattaaatcatttcattgatagaaaatattcgaaattaaggtaaaattcacggttttttattttttattaataacaaaaagctGTGTTTGTacgatatttacatatttttagtttgcgCCGTGAATATTATTCACatatacacaaattataatagtGTAGATAGTACTAGTACTGTATTAAAACTCCATTTCTCTGTTTAATCTTTGTATCATGGATTTAatggttaatttaaataattgtaaatatttaaagagtgGGTACGTAAAActgcaattttatttcataagcaTATTTAGTATAAGTTTGTTCGATATTACGTCTTATAGCAGAGCTCAAGAGGAgtatgaattgaatttaataccTGAAATACCTTAACAAGAAacattttgtgtttataacgaataaattactggatattttttatatgcacAAAGATCCTTctgcaatatttaattataacgtaaacaaattaattaattaatattttaatattatcatttagtTACAGGCTTGGTGTGGGACTAACCCACTTTTGTTTTGTCGCCTGTTTATCTTTTAccgtatattatttacaacttaAACGCTAATTATCTTTAAGAGATGAgtcactatttaaaataatcgaaaaaatagatatatatttttaacagataGTGTATTTGACCCGAAGGTTCGGGGTTGAATCTTAGTATAACAGATTAAATCGGGGTTGATTCTTAGTATAACAGATTGAATCGGGGTGGAATCttagtataataaattgaatcgtGGTTGAATCTGATCAGATTGTATGgcttattcataaataaacattacaattattttttttacgtcaattcttattatattatttggtatttatattaaaggaaaaaaactaTGGCGCTAAAACGTCTGTCATGGCCTGATCTCTTCggggtattttttaaattcatacacaataatatattctttcacTATACGAGCAAGTGTTCATTACGTATTTTAGTCTAGACTTTTGAATTATCAATTCATAAAAAGATTTCTTAGATTAGTCCAGACATCTTAACCTGTAACATTTACGGGAAAATGATTCATATCGAAAAGACATTAGAAGAGAAATCGTGTGTTTACATTTTGTGTCATTTGGCAAAATATTCTGGCcttgcataaaaataaaaatgttaacacTAACGTTTGCGTGCTCTTACTgtgttaacatttaaaataatttgtttatttattacttaggttttatgttaattttaaataatgactaTATTAGAATGTATGTATCAGTTTGTCAGAAGTTTTTATGGAAAATCTTCGGAGGTGTGCGTAACTACCCTCTTGTTTCGCCGGTATATAATAGGTACTTATTTGAGGGTTTCACCGCTATTACTTATTGACCTTGCATTAATAACATTAGGGGTGACTAATTGATATAGTCAATGTTgtcttaatatatgtaattttagttataagctcatgttttaaacaattcaaGCCAGTTGTTAGCATattctaaattgttttttgtagtATTTAACTAAAGAGATAGAGGTAAAAATTTGTACCAGAAGCtagttgattattattatttcagcagaatttaagttgtattttatgtaaaatgtaaattcaaattcaaaatcatttatttacgtaggttacataatgtacacttatgaaagtaaaaaaaaatacattaaatgcttctaatttaacatttactgccagttctcaggTGTAGAACGGAataaaagaactggcaataaactctcagccactaatcgccaagttttttcttttacacaacgtttgtaaggagctgcaaccattacaccatgttccatagtaagaatttaaaatcaactatttatttctataaattatgtataatatgtaaatgtttttttacagcTGGATTCCACCATCGAAACCAACCACAGACGATAGATCTGAATGCTGTGCGGCTATGCTTCCAAGTTTTCTTGCCAGATGAAGCAACAGGCAAGATTCGACACTCCCTACAGCCGGTGGTATCTGACGTGATATTTGACAAGAAGGCCATGAGTGACCTGGTCATCATGCGTCTTAGTCACTGTTCTGCGCCGCCACAAGGAGGCATGGAGATGTTCTTACTTTGTGAGAAGGTAAACAGGAGAATAGAGTATAATAGAACTATGCCCGCACAGATTATATTCTACTCTGGTGCGGCTTTGCCTTTAgtttaagtttcttattcTTGCCCATGTTCTAATgcactatttaattaattcaggTGGTTCGTGAGGACATAGCTGTGGTGTTTTACCAAAAGGAAGGTGAAATGGTAGTATGGGAAGAAACTGCCAACATTCAACTTGTTCACAAGCAGTACGCTATTGCCTTCCATGTTCCGCCTTACCATAAACCGAACAATCCACATCATGTACAGGTAATAATACTACAATAGACCTGtatattttatctgtaaaaAGTAATTCTGTGAGTaatcttcacatataattatttaactaatgtatacaaatattgtaaattctattttaaaagactaagtgtggagtttcttgcctattcttctccacacgaaaatACCCTTTGGAAGGAGCAACTAGAgtcatctttttatttaacgttcataagcgccattttaggtggtctaattggaataaatgatttggtAAAAATCGCTTAATTCAGctaattatataacaacacTTGCGCTGGAACCTTTAAAGGcacagatttttgtatctgtttcatgctcatttgttttaatctgTCTTTAGCTAATGATATCTGTCGGAGCAATGGCGCACATATCTTAGAAGTCAAAGTCTAATTTTACAATCGTAAAACTtttcttattgtttttatatgcgATTTATTACaacgaaaaattaattactaaattaaatataatatttaaataagaacaaataattaaaggtTCTGAAATAAATCTACTTATAGCGATTAAGAAGTTGTGAATTTTCTTGTTACAATACAGGTTGTCGTATTCGTATATTGTCAATATGAGCTTGTATATTGTCAATAGATAATAATGTAACGAACGAGACTAGTGGCTAACGTACAAAGCGTTTCTATGCAATTCCAATTTTGGCAACTTAATATCGAATAAACGTACgtgcaaataattttcacaaaTTTGTTTTGCCATCGTATATTTCCAAGCTTTAGAAAGTTAAACATACAATCGTGAAACATTGagtttacatacattttattagtatatatcaAAAGCTCAGCTATGCGACTACAAGTCTACATATGTGTATGGGGATATTATATACCAATGGGGGATACTGGctggtttaataaaaatattagtaattttatttaacaagttttctgtaaaacaattaaacttttttaattttatattatgttatccAATgccataattataaataatgtatatgctCTCAGATATATAATCCttgaatgaaatatattaaagtcttTTAATGATATCACTGTTTGGCAACGTCTACAAAAGATGTCATTTAACAGTAAttttgagaaaaaatacaactaATCTTTGACTCATAGTTTCAGCGGCCAAATGCGATGTTAACTGTGATTGATATAGACTCCTATTAAATACGCTCTTTGCCAGCGTTTCGCAGAATTTTAGagccatttctttttataatcaatttggattttaattttttatgtcttAGCATGACAGAATTATCGTATCTAGAGTATCTAGAATTTGAAACGAAAATGTTTGCTGTACGTGATAATTAACTGTTTATAGTGAATGTACGAAAATAACCTAATGTGCGAAAAAAATGACACACCACGCGCTAGTTAAACCAGTGATGACAAATCCTACATTGTTTTCCCCCTTGGACGTTCAAATACCTATTAAAACCCCTAAATATTTACAaccacatagaaagaaagtccattggtgcacagccggagatcgaatctacgacctcaggtatgagagtcgcacactgaagccactaggccaacactactcgattaatatataaaagtagtaGCTAATTACGATATAAGTTTCTATAATTCCTTTCAGGTATATATCCAGCTGAAGCGGATATCGGACAACGCCCGAAGCAACCCCGTGCCTTTCGAATACATAGCTGACTTCCAAGGTACCCTGCCTGCCGCTCGCAAGCCTCTTCCAGACCTCACCGCTCTTGCCGCCCTTCTCAAGCCGGACGGCAATAATAACactaacacacacacaaatgaCACAGACACACTCGACGcagacacacacacactaGTCACCTCTTCCTCTGACAACTCAGATGAGATCGAACTCGTCGATAGCGTCGAAAGCAGTGACGTCGTTGACGGTGACGTCATTCAATGCGAGATAATTGACGAACCTCACACTAACGGAGTTCTTGATAATGAAAAGAGTCTAAACGATCTACTTGAACAGGTCGCTGAATTAGATGAGATTTATTCCGAAAACCGAACGCGACTCGAGAACATtactattataaatgatacGGAAGACGTTGACGATTTCAACGACACCGGAACGTACACCAGCCTACAGTTAGCGTTCAAAAATCCAGTTTCGATCACCGAACCCGAACCGTATGAGGATGTCCAAGTTCAAACTTACCGCGGCCCGATTATAGAATTTACTCCCCTCAAGGGTGGCGACGATGATGAAAGGGCACCGCCGCTACCACCCAAACGAGTACGTAAAAATTCCGACGCGTTCAGAACTAGCCAAACGTCCGTTAATAGCATATTGAAACCGGGTAGAAAGCTGCCGGTCACCCGAAACCCCGATATCTTAGCCCCACGTAGTGAATTGAGCCTCGCTAAAAGTGAGCCCGCGTTACCGCCCGCGCCTAAAAAGCGTTCGTTCTTCT
This genomic window contains:
- the LOC110994424 gene encoding embryonic polarity protein dorsal isoform X1 is translated as MVVSSMLWYYYPEGVLDIIHNDGDPPSHLNISDVIEAITKADPVYAGVDAMSRTPAPDPLGALRYVRIVEQPASKALRFRYECEGRSAGSIPGVNSTSERKTYPTIEICGHRGPAIVVVSCVTRDEPFKPHPHNLVGRDRCDKGVCTVRTNITDDNRISFSNLGIQCVKRKDVADALAVREKLRVDPFKTGFHHRNQPQTIDLNAVRLCFQVFLPDEATGKIRHSLQPVVSDVIFDKKAMSDLVIMRLSHCSAPPQGGMEMFLLCEKVVREDIAVVFYQKEGEMVVWEETANIQLVHKQYAIAFHVPPYHKPNNPHHVQVYIQLKRISDNARSNPVPFEYIADFQGTLPAARKPLPDLTALAALLKPDGNNNTNTHTNDTDTLDADTHTLVTSSSDNSDEIELVDSVESSDVVDGDVIQCEIIDEPHTNGVLDNEKSLNDLLEQVAELDEIYSENRTRLENITIINDTEDVDDFNDTGTYTSLQLAFKNPVSITEPEPYEDVQVQTYRGPIIEFTPLKGGDDDERAPPLPPKRVRKNSDAFRTSQTSVNSILKPGRKLPVTRNPDILAPRSELSLAKSEPALPPAPKKRSFFSRLFRRKEKSPAPSIKSEGQKDVKTKPVARSVSSVSGIRPSKFKSAISHTSLKDNASAAGLSYADSVTHISLHEDMDEKSSQRSLKRPASLAPLPPTDGGTILVAESVLALDASAFKKLQDDLDLTEAEHYALYMAVAPHATASEFDETSCYYSPVDGSKFHNQ